The DNA window TGGATTGGAACTCAAAACGACGACGCGTTTCCTGAGGCTTGGAGCTCTGATGCACCGTATGTGGCTCACACGCGCTCCAAGGTTTATCAATCGCCGAAGCTGTGGTATTTGAGAGTGACAGTTATTGAAGCGCAAGATCTTCAAATTGCTTCCAATTTGCCGCCGTTAACAGCGCCAGAGATTCGAGTTAAATTTCATCTCGGTTTCCAATCAGCAAGAAGTAGAAGAGGATCAATGAACAACCACACGACGTCGTTTCACTGGCCTGAGGATTTAATCTTTGTTGCCGGTGAGCCACTCGAGGACTCTCTCATCGTAGTTGTTGAAGACCGTACAACCAAGGAAGCAATATCACTTGGTCACGTAATAATTCCAGTGAGTTCAATTGAGCAACGAATCGATGAGCGCCACGTAGCATCGAAATGGTTTCCGTTGGAAGGAGGAGCAAGCGCTGGACCAGGGCCAAACACTCTCGGCGGCGGTGGTGGAGGCGGATTTTACTTCGGCAGAATACATCTCCGTCTCTGCTTAGAGGGAGGGTATCACGTGCTAGATGAAGCGGCGCACGTGTGCAGTGACTTTAGACCCACGGCTAAACAGCTCTGGAAGCCAGCTATTGGGATTTTGGAGCTGGGAATTCTCGGCTCACGGGGCTTGCTTCCCATGAAAAATAAAGGTGGAGGAAAGGGGTCCACTGATGCTTACTGTGTAGCTAAATACGGCAAAAAGTGGGTCCGTACGAGAACAATCACAGACAGTTTTGATCCACGTTGGAATGAGCAGTACACGTGGCAGGTTTATGATCCTTGCACTGTCTTAACAATCAGCGTTTTTGACAACTGGCGTATGTTCGGTGACCCATCAGAAGAAAAACCAGATAGCCGAATCGGAAAAGTACGGATACGGGTCTCTACCCTTGAAAGCAACAAGGTTTACACAAATTCTTACCCACTATTGGTTTTATTAAGAAGCGGGTTGAAAAAAATGGGTGAGATTGAAGTAGCGGTTCGATTCGCCTGCCCCAGTTTGCTACCCGATACTTGCGCTGCTTATGGCCAACCATTGCTTCCCAAAATGCACTATCTTCGCCCGCTTGGTGTTGCACAACAAGAGGCATTGCGTGGTGCCGCCACCAAAATGGTGGCGTCGTGGCTTGCCCGGTCCGAACCGCCGTTGGGACCTGAGGTGGTTCAGTATATGTTGGATGCTGATTCTCATACTTGGAGCATGAGAAAAAGCAAGGCTAATTGGTTTCGGATCGTTGCGGTTCTTGCCTGGGCTGTCGGGTTGGCTAAATGGTTACACGATATTCGGAGATGGAAAAACCCGGTTACTACAGTTTTGGTTCATTTCTTGTATTTGGTACTTGTTTGGTACCCGGATTTGGTTGTTCCTACAGGGTTTTTATATGTATGCCTAATTGGTGTATGGTACTATCGGTTTAAACCGAAGATACCAGCAGGTATGGATATACGGTTATCTCAAGCCGAAACGGTCGACCCAGATGAGTTAGATGAGGAATTTGATACAATACCAAGTTCAAAACCGCCCGATTTAATTCGGGCAAGATACGATCGGTTACGGATGTTAGCAGCTCGCGTCCAAACAGTATTGGGTGATTTTGCAACCCAAGGAGAGCGGGTTCAAGCTTTAGTAAGCTGGAGGGATCCACGGGCCACAAAGCTGTTCATAGGAGTGTGTTTGGGTATAACCATAATTCTGTATGTGGTGCCAGCAAAAATGGTAGCTGTAGCCTTAGGATTCTATTATCTGAGGCACCCAATGTTTAGGGACCCAATGCCACCGGCTAGCTTGAATTTTTTCAGACGGCTTCCAAGCTTGTCTGATCGGTTAATGTAAGATTTGATAGAGTAAAAAAGTATATTAGAGTCAGTAATAATAGATATAGTAGAAACAAAAA is part of the Mercurialis annua linkage group LG3, ddMerAnnu1.2, whole genome shotgun sequence genome and encodes:
- the LOC126673627 gene encoding protein QUIRKY; its protein translation is MTTPSEPPPPQPSPPKTIRKLLVEVVNARDLLPKDGQGSSSPYILAEFDGQKKRTSTKYRDLNPEWNETLEFIVSDPDNMEFEELEIEVFNDKKFGNGSGRKNHFLGRVKVYGSQFAQRGQEALIYFPLEKKSVFSWIRGDLGLKICYYDELVDEPPPPSDKDGPPPENQPQEPIKSPAVVVVEEGRVFEVNPYHQENISYSHRFHDHQQFPPVVVIGESPPPMVQVHSSEPTLQGPIPEQAIPQPPPEAEYMPEVRKMQSSRVAAVGGERVRLPRRMNGDFSPRVISGKFNTENERVHPYDLVEPMQYLFIKIVKARGLSPNDSSFVKIRTSTHSVRSKPALYRPGEPTECPEWNQVFALGHNKPDSSGSTLEISVWDSTEQFLGGVCFDLSDVPIRDPPDSPLAPQWYRLESGPDQNLSRVSGDIQLSVWIGTQNDDAFPEAWSSDAPYVAHTRSKVYQSPKLWYLRVTVIEAQDLQIASNLPPLTAPEIRVKFHLGFQSARSRRGSMNNHTTSFHWPEDLIFVAGEPLEDSLIVVVEDRTTKEAISLGHVIIPVSSIEQRIDERHVASKWFPLEGGASAGPGPNTLGGGGGGGFYFGRIHLRLCLEGGYHVLDEAAHVCSDFRPTAKQLWKPAIGILELGILGSRGLLPMKNKGGGKGSTDAYCVAKYGKKWVRTRTITDSFDPRWNEQYTWQVYDPCTVLTISVFDNWRMFGDPSEEKPDSRIGKVRIRVSTLESNKVYTNSYPLLVLLRSGLKKMGEIEVAVRFACPSLLPDTCAAYGQPLLPKMHYLRPLGVAQQEALRGAATKMVASWLARSEPPLGPEVVQYMLDADSHTWSMRKSKANWFRIVAVLAWAVGLAKWLHDIRRWKNPVTTVLVHFLYLVLVWYPDLVVPTGFLYVCLIGVWYYRFKPKIPAGMDIRLSQAETVDPDELDEEFDTIPSSKPPDLIRARYDRLRMLAARVQTVLGDFATQGERVQALVSWRDPRATKLFIGVCLGITIILYVVPAKMVAVALGFYYLRHPMFRDPMPPASLNFFRRLPSLSDRLM